The proteins below are encoded in one region of Chelmon rostratus isolate fCheRos1 chromosome 21, fCheRos1.pri, whole genome shotgun sequence:
- the ifnphi4 gene encoding interferon phi 4, whose protein sequence is MLSRMFFVCLSLSLYGAGCSLSCRWLDGKFKEHSDSSLVLLDAMANNSTNTTDASAVEDTVGFPNELYSQASEAATEYKLAFTVQILEEVAALFEEDHSLASWEQRTADDFVNVVAKQAGGLRSCIGSHGHKNKKLHRYFTRLSRHLLKKMGHSAAAWEMIRKEIQEHLNRVALLFSPLLSTNRTL, encoded by the exons ATGCTCAGCAGGATGTTCTTCGTGTgcctgtctctcagtctgtacGGTGCAGGCTGCTCGCTGAGCTGCAGATGGCTGGATGGTAAATTCAAAGAGCACAGTGACAGCTCTTTGGTTTTGCTGGACGCGATG gcGAATAACTCCACTAACACCACTGATGCTTCTGCAGTGGAAGACACTGTGGGCTTCCCTAATGAGCTGTACAGCCAGGCGTCCGAAGCAGCA acTGAGTATAAGCTTGCTTTCACAGTTCAGATTCTAGAGGAGGTGGCTGCCCTGTTTGAGGAGGACCACAGCTTGGCATCATGGGAGCAGAGAACAGCGGACGACTTTGTCAATGTTGTAGCCAAGCAGGCTGGCGGCCTTCGCTCCTGT ATTGGGAGCCACGGCCACAAGAACAAGAAGCTGCACCGGTATTTCACCAGACTCTCACGCCACCTCCTAAAGAAAATG GGGCACAGTGCTGCAGCCTGGGAGATGATCAGGAAGGAAATCCAAGAACATTTGAATAGAGTGGCCCTGCTGTTTTCACCTTTACTCAGCACCAACAGAACTCTGTGA